Proteins encoded together in one Acidobacteriota bacterium window:
- the fabG gene encoding 3-oxoacyl-ACP reductase FabG, with protein sequence MSLETGLAGKVVIVTGAAAGIGYATAVGFAKETCRVAAWDVSDAKAGEIVSSLSAAGGDAVFQKVDVASPASVAEAVAATVAKWGRVDVLVNNAGIVRDALLIKWKDGAQVGMMTDESFDQVIDVNLRGPFLCTRAVVPHMIRAGGGAILNASSVVGLYGNFGQTNYVATKAGLVGMTRTWARELGRHKIRVNAVAPGFVATEILKAMPEKVLEGMIARTPLGRMGRPEDIANAYVWLASDAASFVTGTVISVDGGIVIGT encoded by the coding sequence ATGAGTCTCGAAACCGGTCTTGCAGGCAAGGTGGTCATCGTCACGGGCGCGGCGGCCGGCATTGGATACGCCACGGCCGTGGGTTTCGCGAAGGAGACGTGCCGTGTGGCGGCATGGGATGTCTCGGACGCGAAGGCTGGCGAGATCGTCTCCTCGCTCTCGGCGGCTGGCGGCGACGCGGTGTTCCAGAAGGTGGACGTCGCCAGCCCGGCGAGTGTCGCGGAGGCCGTGGCAGCGACGGTGGCGAAATGGGGCCGCGTCGATGTCCTCGTCAACAACGCCGGCATCGTGCGTGATGCGCTGTTGATCAAGTGGAAGGACGGCGCCCAGGTCGGGATGATGACCGACGAGAGCTTCGACCAGGTGATCGACGTGAACCTTCGAGGGCCGTTCCTGTGCACGCGTGCGGTGGTGCCTCACATGATTAGAGCAGGCGGCGGCGCGATCCTGAACGCCTCCTCCGTCGTGGGCCTTTACGGCAACTTCGGCCAGACCAACTACGTCGCCACCAAGGCGGGGCTCGTCGGGATGACCCGGACGTGGGCCCGGGAGCTTGGACGTCACAAGATCCGCGTCAACGCCGTCGCCCCGGGGTTCGTCGCCACCGAGATCCTGAAGGCGATGCCCGAAAAGGTGCTGGAAGGTATGATTGCCAGAACCCCGCTCGGCCGGATGGGCCGGCCCGAGGACATCGCCAACGCCTACGTCTGGCTGGCCTCGGACGCCGCCTCGTTCGTGACGGGGACCGTCATCTCGGTCGATGGCGGAATCGTCATCGGGACGTAA
- a CDS encoding dipeptidase, whose protein sequence is MNNIVDFIQSSRDRYVEELKQYLAIPSISALPEHAGDVRRAAEWSAAEMTRIGLDHVHIVETAGHPIVYGDWLHADGAPTVLLYGHYDVQPVDPIDLWKSPPFEATVRDGEIYARGACDDKGQVFIHLKAIEAHIGKGGRLPVNFKVILEGEEEVGSVNLAPYVRDNKAALACDMVLISDTEMFDRGVPSICYGLRGLAYMQIDLRGTSQDMHSGSYGGAVANPANVLAHVIARLKDKSGNIKIPGFYDEVLPLREEERAEFKRLPFNEVGFRKHIAAPRLAGERGYSVLERIWARPTLDVNGLLAGWTGEGSKTVIAATAMAKVSMRLVPNQNPDKIAALFEAYVKKITPKTVTVKVTNLHGGKPWMTDFDNIYVQAAGRAIEKGFGKRPVFTREGGSIPIVSNFQEELNAPVVLFGFGLPDDNLHAPNEKFNLDNFFNGILASAFLYQEIAETRTSAP, encoded by the coding sequence ATGAACAACATCGTCGACTTCATCCAGTCAAGTCGTGATCGGTACGTCGAGGAACTCAAGCAGTATCTTGCGATTCCCAGCATCAGTGCCCTGCCGGAGCACGCCGGGGACGTGAGACGGGCCGCCGAGTGGAGCGCGGCCGAAATGACCCGCATCGGCCTCGATCATGTCCACATCGTCGAAACGGCCGGGCATCCCATCGTGTACGGAGACTGGCTGCATGCTGATGGCGCGCCGACCGTGCTCCTCTACGGGCACTACGACGTGCAGCCGGTGGATCCGATCGATCTGTGGAAATCGCCGCCGTTTGAGGCCACCGTTCGGGACGGCGAGATTTATGCGCGGGGCGCCTGCGACGACAAGGGGCAGGTGTTCATCCATCTCAAGGCGATCGAGGCACACATCGGCAAGGGCGGCCGGCTGCCCGTCAACTTCAAGGTCATCCTCGAAGGGGAAGAGGAAGTCGGCAGCGTCAATCTGGCGCCGTACGTGCGGGACAACAAGGCGGCGCTCGCCTGCGACATGGTCCTGATTTCCGACACCGAGATGTTCGATCGTGGCGTGCCGTCGATCTGCTACGGCTTGCGTGGCCTCGCGTACATGCAGATCGACTTGCGCGGCACCAGCCAGGATATGCACTCCGGCTCGTACGGCGGGGCCGTGGCCAATCCGGCAAACGTGCTCGCTCATGTCATTGCGCGCCTCAAGGACAAGAGCGGGAACATCAAGATTCCGGGGTTCTACGATGAGGTGCTGCCGCTGCGCGAGGAAGAGCGCGCCGAGTTCAAGCGCCTGCCATTCAACGAAGTCGGCTTCAGAAAGCACATCGCCGCCCCCAGGCTCGCAGGCGAGCGAGGCTACAGTGTGCTGGAACGCATCTGGGCGAGGCCAACACTCGACGTGAACGGACTGCTTGCGGGCTGGACCGGCGAAGGGAGCAAGACCGTCATCGCCGCTACCGCGATGGCGAAGGTGAGCATGCGGCTCGTGCCGAACCAGAATCCCGACAAGATCGCCGCGCTCTTCGAGGCCTACGTCAAAAAGATCACGCCGAAGACCGTCACCGTGAAGGTGACGAACCTGCACGGCGGGAAGCCGTGGATGACGGATTTCGACAACATTTACGTGCAAGCCGCCGGGCGCGCGATCGAAAAGGGGTTCGGCAAGCGGCCGGTCTTTACGCGCGAAGGCGGATCGATCCCGATCGTCTCGAACTTCCAGGAAGAACTGAACGCTCCGGTCGTGCTGTTCGGTTTCGGCCTGCCCGACGACAATCTGCACGCGCCCAACGAGAAGTTCAACCTCGACAACTTCTTCAATGGAATCCTGGCGTCGGCGTTCCTGTATCAGGAGATCGCGGAAACCAGGACCTCCGCGCCGTAG
- a CDS encoding TetR/AcrR family transcriptional regulator, with translation MNQEERTQRSRAAILDAALALFATQGYRATSMRDVARKALVSIGNVYHHFEDKETIFRELLDVFWRVVETPDFPVTRALTEGTFPENLEALGHAAQESIAKYRPYVRLIYVDVVEFEGSHIRKFYSEMASLFGRFVEGHRDQIRIEGKLRRDIPPAEAIMFVFRTYLQHFAVELVFGVPDLYGKNTGQIVREMSDIMRNGLLQTKA, from the coding sequence ATGAACCAGGAAGAACGCACACAGCGAAGCCGCGCCGCCATTCTTGACGCGGCGCTCGCGCTGTTTGCGACGCAGGGCTATCGCGCGACATCCATGCGAGACGTGGCCCGGAAAGCCCTGGTGTCGATCGGCAACGTCTACCATCACTTCGAGGACAAGGAGACCATCTTCCGGGAACTGCTCGATGTGTTCTGGCGGGTGGTCGAGACGCCGGACTTTCCCGTGACCCGCGCTCTGACCGAGGGGACCTTTCCGGAGAACCTGGAAGCCCTCGGCCACGCGGCCCAGGAGAGCATTGCCAAGTACCGGCCCTACGTCCGGCTGATCTACGTGGACGTCGTCGAATTCGAGGGCAGCCACATCCGGAAGTTCTACTCGGAGATGGCCAGCCTGTTTGGACGATTCGTGGAGGGCCACCGGGACCAGATCCGGATTGAAGGAAAGCTGCGCCGCGACATTCCGCCTGCCGAGGCGATCATGTTCGTGTTCCGGACCTACCTGCAGCACTTCGCAGTCGAACTGGTCTTTGGCGTGCCGGATCTCTACGGCAAGAATACCGGCCAGATCGTCCGCGAGATGTCGGACATCATGCGGAACGGCCTGCTTCAGACGAAGGCTTGA
- a CDS encoding TetR/AcrR family transcriptional regulator, producing the protein MNQEERSERSRAQILEAALALFSHQGYRATTTREIAQRAGVSTGSVYHQFKEKEAIFRELLDTYWRAIDDPDFPPNKALTTGSFPENLEEIGLAARASVEHYRPYVALIYVDVVEFGGSHIRKFYSEMAGRFERFVVAHRDELKLEGKLRPEIKAASAVMLAFRTFLQYFAVEFVFGVHDHFGKSSEEVVKEIAHILRHGMLKPASGD; encoded by the coding sequence ATGAACCAGGAGGAACGATCGGAACGGAGCCGCGCCCAGATCCTGGAGGCGGCGCTCGCGCTGTTTTCTCACCAGGGGTATCGCGCCACCACGACCCGCGAGATCGCGCAGCGGGCCGGTGTGTCGACCGGCAGCGTCTACCATCAGTTCAAGGAAAAGGAGGCGATCTTCCGCGAACTCCTCGATACCTACTGGCGCGCGATCGATGACCCCGACTTTCCGCCCAACAAGGCTCTCACGACCGGGAGCTTTCCCGAGAATCTCGAGGAGATCGGCCTCGCGGCGCGCGCAAGCGTGGAGCACTATCGCCCCTATGTCGCCCTGATCTACGTCGATGTCGTCGAGTTCGGAGGCAGCCACATCCGGAAGTTCTACTCGGAAATGGCCGGGCGTTTTGAACGTTTCGTGGTGGCCCACAGGGATGAGCTCAAGCTCGAGGGAAAGCTCAGGCCGGAGATCAAAGCCGCTTCGGCCGTCATGCTGGCGTTTCGGACTTTTCTTCAGTACTTCGCCGTGGAATTCGTGTTTGGCGTGCACGATCACTTCGGCAAGAGCAGCGAAGAAGTCGTGAAAGAGATCGCCCACATCCTGCGCCACGGCATGCTCAAGCCTGCGTCTGGTGACTGA
- a CDS encoding thiolase family protein, with product MNKPVYIAAYHQSKFGKLMGMTVPAIVTNAVTEVCQQIKIDPSQIDVGSIGAACHFTLNQQGLLAGLMASVPGLEGKPIESVENACASGGQAVLSVVYKLLLGMGEVGIAVGYEKMRDPEGKADGKLIGAALGVFSHPDERAGKVFVFPHIFAEVMAEYMKTHGATEADLAQIAVAEYANGNKNPYAQMQKATVTLEQAMTIEGINRYIVDGLPLKTYDCSQMTDGYAALIIATEEGLKRLGVAKADCVQIAGYAQATDSLLRAGRDVLRPGGALGAMNKAYKMAGVSPGDVNVAEVHDCFTVMGAIGTEVIGKAAYGQGAKYWVDGRANVDGECGINTSGGLIAKGHPVGATGIAMIGWSAWQLLGKVPPALQVKNAKAAATFNIGGPICASVCTVLKPAS from the coding sequence ATGAACAAGCCGGTCTATATTGCCGCGTATCACCAGTCGAAGTTCGGCAAGCTGATGGGCATGACGGTGCCCGCAATCGTCACGAACGCGGTGACCGAGGTCTGCCAGCAGATCAAGATCGATCCGTCGCAGATAGACGTCGGATCGATTGGAGCCGCGTGCCATTTCACGCTCAATCAGCAAGGGCTGCTCGCCGGCCTGATGGCCTCGGTGCCCGGGCTCGAGGGCAAGCCGATTGAATCGGTCGAGAACGCGTGCGCTTCGGGCGGCCAGGCTGTGCTGTCGGTGGTCTACAAGTTGTTGCTCGGGATGGGCGAGGTCGGAATCGCGGTCGGCTACGAGAAGATGCGCGACCCCGAAGGCAAGGCGGACGGCAAGCTGATCGGCGCGGCCCTGGGCGTGTTCTCGCACCCGGACGAGCGGGCCGGCAAGGTCTTCGTCTTTCCCCACATCTTTGCCGAGGTGATGGCCGAGTACATGAAGACGCACGGCGCGACAGAGGCCGACTTGGCGCAGATTGCCGTCGCCGAATACGCCAACGGCAACAAGAATCCCTATGCTCAGATGCAGAAGGCGACTGTCACGCTCGAACAGGCCATGACGATCGAGGGCATCAATCGGTACATCGTCGATGGTCTCCCCCTCAAGACGTATGACTGCTCCCAGATGACCGACGGTTACGCGGCACTCATCATTGCGACCGAGGAAGGACTGAAGCGGCTCGGCGTAGCCAAAGCCGACTGCGTGCAGATTGCGGGCTACGCGCAAGCCACAGACTCGTTGCTGCGTGCGGGCCGAGACGTGCTGCGCCCGGGTGGAGCGCTTGGCGCGATGAACAAGGCGTACAAGATGGCCGGCGTCTCACCGGGCGACGTCAATGTCGCCGAGGTCCACGATTGCTTCACCGTCATGGGCGCCATCGGCACCGAAGTCATCGGCAAGGCCGCCTACGGCCAGGGCGCGAAGTACTGGGTTGACGGCCGCGCCAACGTGGACGGTGAGTGCGGCATCAACACGTCGGGCGGACTCATCGCCAAGGGCCACCCGGTCGGTGCCACCGGCATCGCCATGATCGGCTGGTCCGCCTGGCAGTTGCTCGGCAAGGTGCCGCCCGCGCTGCAGGTGAAGAACGCGAAGGCGGCCGCCACATTCAACATCGGTGGCCCGATTTGCGCCTCGGTGTGCACGGTGCTGAAGCCGGCGTCGTAG